The sequence CGCGTCCGCCTGCCAGCTCGCGAACATGACCTCCGTCTGGGAGCGGTGCGCCCGCAGGGCGCCAAGCTTGGTGTCGGTCACCTCGCGGATGTCCGCCGTCACGTGCGGTTCGCCCAGCTCGGCGCGCACCGTCTCCGGGTCGCCGATGGCCACGGCCAGGAGGCGGGGCCGCGCCGCCCTCGGCATGCCGCGGATGGCGAGCACCGTCGCCTGCCCGAGGGCGTCGTGGTCGGGGTGCACCCCGTAGCCCGGGTAGTAGGTGAGCACCGTGCTCGGGTCGAACTCCTCGATCACGGCGCGCACCTGGGCTGCCACCTCGGCGGGGTCCTCGAACTCGATGCACTTGTCGCGCAGGCCCATGAAGCGCAGCCCGCACCCGAGCACGCGGCAGGCGGCCGTCAGCTCGCCCGTGCGCACGTCGCGCAGCGCCTCGCGGTTCGTGAAGGCGGGCCGGCCCATGCGCCGACCCATGTCGCCGTAGGTGCCGCACAGGTACATGGTGCGCACGCCCGCCGCGGCACAGAGCGCCAACGTGCCGCCGGTCGCGAACGACTCGTCGTCGGGATGGGGCAGCACCGCGAGGACGGCGCCCTCGCGCGCCGCGTCGAACGGCGCCGGCCCCGCCGCCGCCACGCTCCCCGCGGCGCCGGTCGTGACGCCCGCCTCAGTCAGCATCGTGGGTGCCCTCCCGGAACGGCGTGGCCGACAGCTGCAACGCCATGGTGAGCTGGCCCTCGCAGTCGAGCCCGGCGAGGAGCAGCTCGTCGCGCTCGTTGACGTCGTAGTCCGTGAGCCCGTCGGCGTACACCCAGCCGTCGGCCAGCTTCAGGCCGACGCGGAAGGGGCCGGAGCCCGTCACGGTGCCGCGCGCGTAGCTGACGCGCGCGTTCCGCACGAACGCGATGACGGGGTTCTTCTTCTCGGGACCGAGCTTGGTGTACGAGCCGGTCGTGGTCTCCAGGTGCAGGAACACGTCCTGACCGAGCCTACGGTCGAGCTCGGCCTGCACGACGTGTCGATCTATCGGCCTCAACTCATCCTCCAGGTGGCTCGACCCGTTCGAACGTGGGGGCACCGTCGGGCGCGCGAGCCTGCCCGTCGCGGCGGCGGTGTCCGCCCGCGACGACACGCCCGCGATTGTACAGCCGCGGTAGGGGTGTCACGCCGTGAGGTACGCGGCTCGCGGCGCGGCGCGCGTGAGGGGCGCGGCGCGGCTATCATTCCCGCATGGATTGGCTACCGGTGGTGCAGAGCGAGCTGGAACGGTTGGGCCTCGACGCCTGGTTGATGTACGACTTCCGCAAGAGCAACCCCGTGGTGAGGCCCATCCTCGGCCCGCTCCTCGAGGGGAACACGGCCAGCCGGCGCGTGTTCCTGCTCGTGCCCGCCCGGGGGCGCCCCCGCTTCGCCGTGCACGCCATCGAGGCGGGCTCGCTGCCGCCCGGCATCGACGTCGACGTCGTCAGCTACTCGAGCCGGGAGAGCCTGCAACGCGTCCTGGAGGGGTTCCTGGCGGGCGCGAGCCGCGTGGCCATGGAGTACAGTCCCAACGGCGACAACCCGTACGTTGGCCGCGTGGACGCCGGCACGATCGAGTGGGTGCGCTCGCTCGGGGTCGAGGTCGTGTCGTCGGGCGACCTGGCGCAGGTGCTGGAGGTCTGGACGCCCGAGCAACTCAAGCAGCACCTCACGGCCGCCGCCGGGGTGATGGCCGCCAAGGACGCCGCCTTCGCCCTCATCGCGCAGCGCGCGCAGCTCGGGCAGCCCGTCACGGAGGTGGAGGTGCAGCGCCTCATCGAGAGCCACTTCGCGGACCGCGGCCTCGCGCCCGGCACGGCGCCCAACGTGAGCTTCGGGGCGCACTCCGGCGACCCCCACTACCACCCGCTCCCCGGCGTGCGCGACGCCACCCTCCGCCCGGGCGACGTGGTGCTCATCGACCTGTGGGCCAAGGTGCCCGAGGCGGGCGCGCCGTTCGCCGACGTCACCTGGATGGGCGTCCACGGCCGGCCGAGCGCCGAGCTCGAGCGCGTGTGGGAGGCCGTCAAGGGGGCGCGCGACGCCGCGCTCGGGCTCATCGCCGGTGCCTACGCCATGGGCCGGTGGCCGACCGGGGCGGAGGCCGACCACGCCGCGCGCCAGGTGCTCGAGGCGGCCGGTTACGGCGAGGCGTTCACGCACCGCACGGGCCATAGCCTCGGCAGCGCGACCACGCACGGCGTCACGGCGCACCTCGACGGCTTCGAGACCAACGACACGCGCGCCCTCAGGCCCGGTGCCGGCGTGACCATCGAGCCGGGCGCATACTTCGAGACGTTCGGGGTGCGCTCCGAGATCAACGTCTACCTGGGGGAGGACGGGCCGCGCACCACAACCGACCTGCAGGCGGAGCTCGAGGTCCTGTGAGGCCGTGACGGCTACCCCTGAGCTGGTGGTGGTGGGGGATTACGCCTGGGACGTGCTGATCCGCACGAACTCGCCGCTCCAGACGGGGGGCGACGTGTTCGGCGAGGTGCAGCTGGCGCCGGGCGGCAGCGCCGCCAACACGGCCGTGTGGGCGCGGCGGTGCGGGCTCGAGGTGCGCTTCGTCGGCAAGATCGGCAACGACTCGTTCGGGCAGCTGGCCGTCGAGGAGCTGCGCGCCGAGGGCCTCGCCGCCGACTGGCTTCGCAGCGACGCGCACCTCACGGGCTCGGTGGCCGTGTGGATCGACCAGGTGGGCGAGCGCTCGATGGTGTCCGGCAAGGGGGCCGACCACTACCTGTTGCCGTCCGAGCTCCCCGTCGCCACGCTGCGCGCCGCCAAGAACCTCCACCTGCACGGGTGGTCGTTCTTCGGCGACCCGCCGCGCGCCGCTGCCAGGCGCGCCGCCGCGCTGGCGAGGGAGGGAGGCGGCCGCGTCTCGTTCGACCCCGGCTCGTTCCAGATGATCTCGCAGATGGGGGTCGCGGCGTTCCTCGACCAGACGACGGACCTGGGCGCCGACCTGATCTTCCCGAACCTGGAGGAGGGCCAGGTGCTCTCCGGGGAGCGCGACCCGGAGGAGATATGCGCGCGCCTCCACGAGC is a genomic window of Trueperaceae bacterium containing:
- the bshB2 gene encoding bacillithiol biosynthesis deacetylase BshB2: MLTEAGVTTGAAGSVAAAGPAPFDAAREGAVLAVLPHPDDESFATGGTLALCAAAGVRTMYLCGTYGDMGRRMGRPAFTNREALRDVRTGELTAACRVLGCGLRFMGLRDKCIEFEDPAEVAAQVRAVIEEFDPSTVLTYYPGYGVHPDHDALGQATVLAIRGMPRAARPRLLAVAIGDPETVRAELGEPHVTADIREVTDTKLGALRAHRSQTEVMFASWQADATKKAQEAAGTPAPSTGAPVDAQSRGFVERLTQREEYYLLDPDAPTPLE
- a CDS encoding YojF family protein, with amino-acid sequence MRPIDRHVVQAELDRRLGQDVFLHLETTTGSYTKLGPEKKNPVIAFVRNARVSYARGTVTGSGPFRVGLKLADGWVYADGLTDYDVNERDELLLAGLDCEGQLTMALQLSATPFREGTHDAD
- a CDS encoding aminopeptidase P family protein, giving the protein MDWLPVVQSELERLGLDAWLMYDFRKSNPVVRPILGPLLEGNTASRRVFLLVPARGRPRFAVHAIEAGSLPPGIDVDVVSYSSRESLQRVLEGFLAGASRVAMEYSPNGDNPYVGRVDAGTIEWVRSLGVEVVSSGDLAQVLEVWTPEQLKQHLTAAAGVMAAKDAAFALIAQRAQLGQPVTEVEVQRLIESHFADRGLAPGTAPNVSFGAHSGDPHYHPLPGVRDATLRPGDVVLIDLWAKVPEAGAPFADVTWMGVHGRPSAELERVWEAVKGARDAALGLIAGAYAMGRWPTGAEADHAARQVLEAAGYGEAFTHRTGHSLGSATTHGVTAHLDGFETNDTRALRPGAGVTIEPGAYFETFGVRSEINVYLGEDGPRTTTDLQAELEVL
- a CDS encoding sugar kinase, with amino-acid sequence MTATPELVVVGDYAWDVLIRTNSPLQTGGDVFGEVQLAPGGSAANTAVWARRCGLEVRFVGKIGNDSFGQLAVEELRAEGLAADWLRSDAHLTGSVAVWIDQVGERSMVSGKGADHYLLPSELPVATLRAAKNLHLHGWSFFGDPPRAAARRAAALAREGGGRVSFDPGSFQMISQMGVAAFLDQTTDLGADLIFPNLEEGQVLSGERDPEEICARLHELYRGALVVLKLDEAGCYVYENGVGTYLGAASARLVDSTGAGDSFAGAFLAAWLQGEAPVAAAELANRVSAWVVERVGARPRPDEALAALLAGAARAWRPER